One stretch of Prunus persica cultivar Lovell chromosome G1, Prunus_persica_NCBIv2, whole genome shotgun sequence DNA includes these proteins:
- the LOC18791156 gene encoding alpha-xylosidase 1 produces the protein MCSLCLSSLLLVLLVLCFSGVSSADTAVNPTIKGKGYRLVSIEETPDGGLLGHLQLIQNSKVYGPDIPLLQLYVKHETQDRLRVHITDAQKQRWEVPYNLLPREQPPSLTQTIGKTGKKPITVSEYSGSELIFNYISDPFGFAVKRKSDGQVLFNSSSDPKDPYGELVFKDQYLEISTSLPKDASLYGLGENSQPHGIKLYPNDPYTLFTTDVSAINLNTDLYGSHPVYMDLRNVGGQAYAHSVLLLNSNGMDVFYRGTSLTYKVIGGVFDFYFFAGPTPLGVVDQYTSFVGRPAPMPYWSLGFHQCRWGYHNLSVVEDVVENYKKAKIPLDVIWNDDDHMDGHKDFTLNPKNYPRPKLLAFLDKIHSIGMKYIVIIDPGIGVNTSYGVYQRGLANDVFIKYEGEPFLAQVWPGAVNFPDFLNPKTVSWWGDEIRRFHELVPVDGLWIDMNEASNFCSGKCKIPKGQCPTGSGPGWVCCLDCKNITKTRWDEPPYKINASGLQVPIGFKTIATSATHYNGVLEYDAHSLYGFSQSIATHKALQGLEGKRPFILTRSTYVGSGRYAAHWTGDNKGTWEDLKISITTVLNFGIFGVPMVGADICGFYPAPTEELCNRWIEVGAFYPFSRDHANFYSPRQELYQWESVAESARNALGMRYKLLPYLYTLNYEAHISGAPIARPLFFSFPTYTETYGLSTQFLLGSSVMISPVLEQGKSKVKALFPPGTWYSLFDLTQVINSKQGKYVTLDAPLHVVNVHVYQNTILPMQQGGLISKAARTTPFNLVVTFPAGASNATAKGNLFLDDDELPEMNLGSGYSTYVDFYATVSQGSVKVWSEVQEGKFALGKGWVVEKVSVLGLDGSGGTSALEVDGNPVTSVSSIELSVSEQKYLEEAEDGETTKSVMVDVNGLSLPVGKNFALSWKMGIKA, from the exons ATGTGCTCCCTATGTCTTTCTTCCCTGCTTCTAGTCTTGTTGGTCCTCTGTTTCTCTGGTGTGAGCTCAGCTGACACCGCCGTTAACCCCACCATTAAAGGCAAAGGCTACCGTTTGGTCTCCATTGAAGAGACCCCTGATGGTGGCCTTCTGGGTCATCTCCAACTCATACAGAACTCCAAGGTCTACGGTCCTGATATCCCCCTCTTGCAGCTCTATGTCAA GCACGAGACGCAGGACCGTTTGAGGGTCCACATAACCGATGCTCAGAAGCAGAGATGGGAGGTTCCGTACAATCTTTTACCCAGAGAGCAGCCTCCGTCACTGACACAAACCATTGGGAAAACAGGGAAGAAACCCATAACAGTCTCCGAGTACTCTGGCTCTGAGCTGATCTTCAACTACATCTCAGACCCATTTGGGTTTGCAGTGAAGAGAAAGTCAGATGGCCAAGTTCTTTTCAACTCGAGCTCTGATCCTAAAGACCCATATGGTGAATTGGTGTTTAAGGACCAGTACCTGGAGATTTCCACTAGTTTGCCCAAAGATGCATCCTTGTATGGTTTGGGAGAGAACTCACAGCCACATGGGATCAAACTCTACCCAAATGATCCATACACTCTGTTCACCACTGATGTCTCAGCCATTAATCTTAACACTGATTTATATGGCTCCCACCCTGTTTATATGGATCTGAGAAATGTGGGTGGTCAGGCTTATGCACACTCTGTTTTGTTGCTCAACAGCAATGGCATGGATGTGTTTTACAGAGGAACTTCTTTGACATACAAGGTCATTGGGGGTGTCTTTGATTTTTACTTCTTTGCCGGGCCTACCCCATTGGGTGTTGTTGATCAGTACACGTCATTCGTAGGCAGACCAGCCCCAATGCCTTACTGGTCTCTGG GATTCCACCAATGCAGATGGGGTTACCACAACTTATCAGTGGTTGAAGACGTTGTTGAGAACTACAAAAAGGCTAAAATCCCGCTAGATGTAATTTGGAATGATGATGATCACATGGATGGACACAAAGACTTTACCctcaaccccaaaaactaCCCTCGGCCAAAGCTTTTGGCATTCCTAGACAAAATACACAGCATAGGCATGAAGTACATTGTCATCATCGATCCTGGAATCGGTGTCAATACCAGTTACGGTGTATACCAAAGAGGTTTAGCTAATGATGTGTTCATCAAATATGAGGGTGAACCCTTCTTGGCACAAGTGTGGCCAGGGGCTGTAAACTTTCCCGACTTCCTCAACCCGAAAACTGTATCGTGGTGGGGTGATGAGATCCGCCGCTTTCATGAACTTGTCCCTGTTGATGGCTTATGGATTGACATGAACGAGGCTTCAAATTTCTGTTCTGGGAAGTGCAAAATTCCAAAGGGGCAGTGCCCGACTGGTTCTGGACCTGGCTGGGTATGTTGCTTGGATTGCAAAAACATTACAAAGACGAGATGGGATGAACCACCCTACAAGATAAATGCTTCAGGATTGCAGGTCCCCATTGGGTTCAAAACCATAGCCACTAGTGCAACTCATTACAATGGTGTTTTGGAGTACGATGCTCACAGTCTCTATGGATTTTCCCAATCCATTGCAACTCACAAAGCTCTTCAAGGGCTTGAGGGCAAGCGACCTTTTATATTAACCCGCTCCACGTATGTTGGTTCGGGTAGGTATGCTGCACATTGGACCGGTGATAATAAGGGCACTTGGGAGGATTTGAAGATATCAATCACTACCGTGCTTAACTTTGGAATATTTGGAGTGCCAATGGTTGGTGCAGACATATGTGGGTTCTATCCAGCACCTACTGAAGAGCTTTGCAACCGTTGGATTGAAGTAGGTGCATTCTATCCCTTTTCGAGGGATCATGCAAACTTCTATTCCCCAAGACAAGAGCTTTATCAATGGGAGTCAGTAGCTGAGTCTGCTCGAAATGCTCTAGGGATGAGGTATAAGCTCCTCCCTTACCTTTACACATTGAACTATGAAGCTCATATCAGTGGAGCCCCAATTGCCAGGCCACTCTTCTTCTCATTCCCAACATACACTGAAACCTATGGATTGAGCACTCAATTTTTGCTGGGGAGCAGTGTTATGATTTCACCGGTGCTTGAGCAGGGAAAATCTAAGGTTAAGGCATTGTTTCCCCCTGGAACGTGGTACAGTTTATTTGATCTGACACAGGTCATTAACTCAAAACAGGGCAAGTATGTTACACTTGATGCGCCTTTGCATGTAGTTAATGTGCATGTGTATCAGAATACAATTCTACCAATGCAGCAGGGTGGACTGATATCTAAAGCAGCAAGAACAACCCCTTTTAACCTCGTAGTAACCTTCCCAGCAGGGGCAAGCAATGCAACAGCTAAGGGGAACCTGTTCCTTGATGACGATGAGCTTCCGGAAATGAACCTTGGAAGTGGTTACTCCACATATGTTGATTTCTACGCAACTGTAAGTCAAGGAAGTGTGAAAGTATGGTCAGAAGTTCAGGAGGGTAAGTTTGCTTTAGGCAAAGGCTGGGTTGTGGAGAAGGTGAGTGTGTTGGGATTGGATGGTAGTGGAGGAACATCTGCTCTTGAGGTTGATGGAAACCCAGTGACAAGTGTTTCAAGCATAGAGTTGAGTGTATCGGAACAGAAGTACCTTGAGGAGGCGGAAGATGGAGAGACGACCAAGAGTGTGATGGTGGACGTTAATGGTTTGTCCCTTCCTGTGGGGAAAAACTTTGCTCTGTCATGGAAAATGGGGATCAAAGCTTGA
- the LOC18790328 gene encoding protein NIM1-INTERACTING 2 produces the protein MDGEKRKRDDGGGVEGKKAKVEGDHPETVTEEEVEEFFAILRRIHVAAKYLGKTDDGLTASMKWRPSFEVQDFEEDNINLIKDQKDGEKKAEGDFSLDLNSHPETESIS, from the coding sequence ATGGATGGTGAAAAGCGAAAGCGGGATGACGGGGGCGGAGTAGAGGGGAAGAAAGCGAAAGTGGAGGGAGATCATCCGGAGACGGTAAcggaggaggaggtggaggagttCTTTGCCATACTGAGGAGGATACACGTGGCAGCCAAGTACTTGGGCAAAACCGACGACGGATTGACGGCGTCAATGAAATGGAGGCCCTCTTTCGAAGTGCAGGATTTTGAGGAAGATAACATTAATCTTATAAAAGATCAAAAGGATGGAGAGAAAAAAGCGGAGGGGGATTTCAGTTTGGATCTCAACTCGCATCCTGAAACTGAAAGCATCAGTTGA
- the LOC18791713 gene encoding ethylene-responsive transcription factor ERF118, producing the protein MPEPRKQPLNQRNGFRKFKEDRFPAEDYKKVRKVRVICYDPDATDESSSSEDEGRGRSYVKKPKRIIHEINLHPIFTPPAKVVVEPESSCQDSNNGVKTPKPKVGFFARTSRRQSSSPFRGVRQRKWGKWAAEIRDPFKGRRTWLGTFSTPEDASKAYEAKRLELEELWARETAAPATSSEKSNNTSSSAVVSHMSYANIQQPVSSEDSDSALSRRSPSSVLDLETSASNNIGNVVDLEKEVVDDSPDLGELQIPDLGFLDDPLGSLPFENELSLGPELDSLCLEEFGKFFNEFSSIEDVQIGGINGYEPTSLPDFYFEDLGKDDIACWLDEPLNIACQ; encoded by the coding sequence ATGCCGGAGCCTCGGAAGCAACCGCTGAATCAGCGAAATGGTTTCAGAAAGTTTAAGGAAGACCGATTTCCTGCTGAAGACTACAAGAAGGTGAGGAAAGTTCGTGTTATCTGTTACGATCCTGATGCTACTGATGAATCATCTTCGAGCGAAGATGAAGGAAGGGGTAGAAGCTAtgtcaaaaaaccaaaacgcATAATTCATGAAATCAATCTTCATCCCATTTTCACCCCTCCAGCTAAGGTCGTCGTCGAGCCCGAGAGTTCATGTCAAGACAGCAACAATGGAGtcaaaaccccaaaacccaaGGTGGGGTTTTTCGCCAGAACTTCAAGGAGACAGTCCTCTTCACCTTTCAGAGGTGTAAGGCAAAGGAAATGGGGAAAATGGGCCGCTGAGATTCGTGACCCTTTCAAAGGGCGTCGTACCTGGTTGGGTACTTTCAGCACCCCAGAGGATGCTTCCAAGGCCTATGAGGCCAAGAGGCTTGAGCTCGAAGAACTGTGGGCCAGGGAAACAGCTGCTCCGGCCACCAGCTCTGAGAAAAGCAACAACACCTCATCGTCTGCCGTTGTGTCTCATATGTCCTACGCCAACATCCAACAACCTGTTTCTTCCGAGGACTCTGACTCTGCCTTGTCTCGAAGGTCTCCTTCTTCGGTTCTTGATTTGGAGACTTCGGCTTCCAATAACATTGGAAATGTTGTTGATTTGGAGAAGGAGGTCGTCGATGATTCTCCTGATCTTGGAGAGCTGCAAATACCCGACTTGGGTTTTCTGGATGATCCTTTGGGCTCGCTTCCATTTGAGAATGAACTTAGCCTGGGACCGGAGCTTGACTCGCTTTGCTTGGAGGAGTTTGGTAAGTTCTTCAACGAGTTCAGTAGCATTGAGGATGTCCAGATTGGTGGGATTAATGGCTATGAGCCTACCAGTCTTCCTGACTTTTACTTCGAGGATCTTGGCAAGGATGATATCGCTTGTTGGTTGGATGAACCCCTCAACATAGCATGCCAATAA
- the LOC18794049 gene encoding uncharacterized protein LOC18794049 has product MEDHTSNSKKRIRDNSDDSEHDSAEVKRLREDLLGFLDDSELDAATQDLDSVMKSFEEEIASTTSCPTSPRPSPPTPSAPVPVVDLTSDSGESNPDLGYLLGASDDELGLPPSENFSEVLAEGRETELVRVSSDSSGIDEFWRFDDHPPSYDSFELGVHVHDSSTEYVAFDGLFENSDVYFDSSDYTDFSWRFETLPAQ; this is encoded by the coding sequence ATGGAGGACCACACCTCAAATAGTAAGAAGCGGATCCGAGACAACTCGGACGACTCGGAGCATGACTCGGCCGAGGTTAAGCGACTCAGAGAAGACCTACTGGGTTTCCTCGACGACTCGGAACTCGACGCGGCCACTCAGGACCTCGACTCGGTCATGAAAAGCTTCGAGGAAGAGATTGCATCCACCACTTCTTGTCCGACGTCGCCTCGTCCGTCGCCGCCCACCCCGTCGGCTCCGGTACCGGTGGTCGATCTGACGTCAGATTCCGGCGAGTCCAATCCGGACCTTGGTTACCTTCTAGGAGCCTCGGATGATGAGCTGGGTCTTCCTCCGTCGGAGAACTTTAGCGAAGTGCTGGCAGAAGGCAGAGAGACCGAGTTGGTCCGAGTTTCGTCTGACTCGTCCGGAATCGACGAGTTTTGGCGATTCGACGATCACCCTCCGAGTTACGACTCGTTCGAGTTAGGAGTCCATGTTCATGACAGTAGTACCGAGTACGTGGCGTTCGATGGACTGTTTGAGAATTCCGACGTCTACTTCGATTCGTCTGATTACACTGATTTTTCGTGGCGTTTCGAAACACTACCGGCGCAGTAG